One genomic segment of Candidatus Hydrogenedentota bacterium includes these proteins:
- a CDS encoding transketolase, protein MDERSLALRRRIVDCLKASRRGHVGSAFSLVEILRVLYDDILRYDPKRPDWPGRDRLILSKGHGCLALYVMLAEKGFFPEEELDRFCAFDGILGGHPDARKIPGVEASTGSLGHGLSIGLGMALHARMVQSSARVIVVLGDGECDEGSVWEAAMAAGKHRVSNLTAVVDYNKMQSYGSTFSVQDLEPFADKWRSFGFSVAEVDGHDPVALRDVFQRLPLAADRPGAVICHTIKGKGLPFAEQNAGWHHKNRLAEDEIARLYQALEQP, encoded by the coding sequence TTGGACGAACGCTCGCTGGCATTGCGGCGCCGCATTGTGGACTGCCTGAAAGCCAGCCGCCGCGGCCACGTCGGATCGGCCTTTTCGCTGGTCGAAATCCTGCGCGTGCTGTATGACGATATCCTGCGTTACGATCCGAAACGGCCCGACTGGCCGGGTCGCGATCGCCTCATCCTGAGCAAGGGCCACGGATGCCTCGCCCTGTATGTGATGCTGGCGGAAAAAGGCTTTTTCCCCGAAGAGGAACTGGACCGCTTCTGCGCGTTCGACGGCATTCTGGGCGGCCATCCGGACGCGCGCAAGATCCCCGGCGTGGAAGCCTCGACGGGCAGCCTGGGCCACGGCCTTTCGATCGGACTGGGCATGGCGCTCCATGCGCGCATGGTCCAATCCAGCGCGCGCGTGATTGTTGTCCTCGGCGACGGCGAATGCGACGAAGGATCCGTCTGGGAGGCGGCCATGGCCGCGGGCAAGCACCGCGTGTCCAACCTCACCGCCGTCGTGGACTACAACAAAATGCAGTCGTATGGAAGCACTTTTTCCGTTCAGGATCTCGAACCGTTCGCAGACAAATGGCGAAGTTTCGGATTCAGCGTGGCCGAAGTGGACGGACACGATCCGGTAGCCTTGCGCGACGTCTTCCAGCGGTTACCGCTTGCGGCCGATCGCCCCGGCGCCGTCATCTGCCACACCATCAAGGGCAAAGGGTTGCCGTTCGCGGAACAAAACGCGGGCTGGCACCACAAGAACCGCCTGGCCGAAGACGAAATCGCCCGATTGTACCAGGCGCTGGAGCAGCCCTGA
- a CDS encoding tetratricopeptide repeat protein, which translates to MSTLDTKESLHDPLGRKRPWGVRAGVFLLLILLPFVFAGVFEGILRVSGYGQSNRFLLEKTFGGQTYHVTNPAFYQQFMTMPVGKIMNLDDLGFRVPAQKAADVYRIFIFGESAALGCTPDAAYGLAPMLEVILGARFPSLRFEVYNASCPALNSHVMRYAAEACAALEPDLFIVYMGNNEFSGPFGPAWGSDRAASPAAIRVWVTLGDLRTVQWLRNMLWRPWLPRAQEAGEYLKALRRCRPDSPPCQAMRGRFRDNLDAIRTAGVKAGAKVFFCSVGSNLRDWRPFASMHPPGWDKSKSEPWDAHFRKGRARQETGAYAEAIEAYRQAAALDDSHAELQYRMGVCCLRLGMRDEAVAHFRRARDYDCLPMRTDSEQNRIIAETAARGPSDRVQFIDLEAILSERGESGMAGNDLFWDFVHFTFTGTHAAAAALSDRIAAVLPEPARAHAASAPLDQSDCERRMAFTPPVLLRHVKELLPAFRFWGVDEDYVAGLLRQESKLEMQVGANGADIEAEGYRQALAFNAGGYYVLSRYARLLLEKGDAPGAIELARKMLVSDPVRPAARRLLIDALEKAGQQTEALRERRTLQELFPGEEP; encoded by the coding sequence GTGAGCACATTGGATACGAAAGAATCCTTGCACGATCCGCTGGGCCGAAAACGCCCGTGGGGCGTTCGGGCGGGCGTTTTTTTGCTGCTGATCCTTTTACCCTTCGTGTTCGCGGGCGTGTTCGAGGGTATTTTGCGTGTTTCCGGGTACGGCCAAAGTAATCGGTTTCTCTTGGAAAAGACCTTCGGCGGCCAGACCTATCATGTGACAAATCCGGCGTTTTATCAACAATTCATGACGATGCCCGTCGGAAAAATCATGAACCTGGACGACCTGGGATTCCGCGTGCCGGCCCAAAAGGCCGCCGATGTGTACCGTATCTTTATTTTCGGCGAATCCGCCGCGCTGGGTTGCACGCCCGACGCCGCATACGGCCTCGCCCCCATGCTGGAAGTCATATTGGGCGCGCGTTTTCCCTCGCTGCGGTTCGAGGTGTACAACGCGTCTTGTCCCGCGCTGAACTCCCACGTCATGCGATATGCCGCCGAAGCCTGCGCGGCTCTCGAACCGGACCTGTTCATCGTCTACATGGGCAACAACGAATTTTCGGGACCGTTTGGCCCCGCCTGGGGATCGGATCGGGCGGCAAGTCCGGCGGCCATCCGGGTCTGGGTGACGCTCGGCGATCTGAGAACCGTTCAATGGCTGCGAAACATGCTGTGGCGGCCATGGCTTCCCCGCGCCCAGGAAGCCGGTGAATATCTCAAGGCGTTGCGCCGCTGCAGGCCGGACAGCCCCCCGTGCCAAGCCATGCGCGGCCGCTTTCGGGACAATCTGGACGCGATTCGCACGGCCGGCGTCAAGGCGGGGGCAAAGGTATTTTTTTGCAGTGTTGGAAGTAATCTCCGGGACTGGCGTCCCTTTGCCTCGATGCACCCGCCCGGCTGGGACAAATCGAAAAGCGAACCGTGGGACGCCCATTTCCGGAAAGGCCGCGCAAGGCAGGAAACCGGCGCATACGCCGAAGCGATTGAAGCGTATAGGCAAGCAGCCGCATTGGATGATTCACATGCGGAGTTGCAGTATCGGATGGGAGTCTGCTGCCTACGCCTTGGAATGCGCGATGAAGCCGTGGCACATTTTCGCAGGGCGCGCGATTACGATTGCCTGCCGATGCGCACGGACAGCGAACAAAATCGAATTATCGCCGAAACGGCCGCGCGCGGACCTTCGGATCGCGTGCAGTTCATTGATTTGGAAGCGATCCTGTCAGAACGGGGCGAATCCGGCATGGCGGGCAACGATCTTTTTTGGGACTTTGTTCATTTCACGTTTACGGGGACCCACGCGGCGGCCGCCGCGCTTTCCGATCGCATCGCCGCCGTGCTGCCCGAACCGGCACGGGCGCACGCTGCGTCCGCGCCACTCGATCAATCCGATTGCGAACGGCGCATGGCGTTCACTCCGCCGGTACTGCTCCGGCACGTGAAAGAACTCCTGCCCGCGTTCCGGTTTTGGGGCGTGGACGAAGACTACGTGGCCGGTTTGCTGCGGCAAGAATCCAAATTGGAAATGCAGGTGGGCGCGAACGGCGCGGATATCGAGGCGGAAGGGTACCGGCAGGCGCTGGCGTTCAACGCGGGCGGCTATTATGTGTTGTCCCGATATGCCCGGCTTCTTCTGGAAAAAGGCGATGCCCCGGGCGCGATCGAATTGGCCCGGAAAATGCTGGTAAGCGATCCGGTGAGACCCGCCGCGCGCAGATTGCTAATTGACGCACTGGAGAAGGCCGGCCAACAAACCGAAGCCCTCCGGGAACGCCGGACCCTGCAAGAACTGTTTCCCGGTGAAGAGCCATGA
- a CDS encoding phosphotransferase: MKWAESLIGKPIVAFDRAAAGRNSRVFRARTADGAVHAVKEYAVSPERNGLEIEFSALQFLHANGIERIPRPIACDRVHNLAVYDFIEGAQAGDAPAPNDLDAAVEFVLALDRLSQGNPAWKTSAAEACFAWDEAIGNINARIQRLMRLDQDRPLDQELRAFLERFLAPLFDAIVQWIKECAAREGLSTHSPIGSGERILSPSDFGFHNAIRRPDGEMVFFDFEFFGWDDPAKLIADFLLHPGMTLSDDHRKIFTKRLCAELRHGSSVAKRLPMAYSLFAVKWCAILLNEFIPEHLARRRFAGDSRDEETLLAGQLDKARKMYARIADTYKDFPYGG; encoded by the coding sequence ATGAAATGGGCGGAATCCCTGATCGGCAAGCCGATCGTCGCATTCGATCGCGCCGCGGCAGGACGCAACAGCCGCGTGTTTCGCGCAAGGACCGCGGATGGCGCCGTCCATGCAGTAAAAGAATACGCCGTTTCGCCGGAACGCAACGGGTTGGAAATCGAATTCTCGGCCCTGCAATTTCTGCATGCAAATGGGATCGAACGGATCCCGCGCCCCATTGCATGCGACCGCGTGCATAATCTGGCCGTTTACGATTTCATCGAAGGCGCGCAGGCCGGCGATGCGCCCGCGCCGAACGACTTGGATGCCGCGGTCGAATTTGTCCTCGCATTGGACCGTTTGAGCCAAGGCAATCCCGCATGGAAAACAAGCGCCGCGGAGGCCTGTTTTGCGTGGGATGAGGCCATCGGCAACATCAACGCACGGATTCAACGCCTAATGCGCCTGGATCAAGACCGTCCGCTGGACCAGGAACTTCGCGCGTTTCTCGAAAGGTTCTTGGCGCCGTTATTCGACGCTATCGTTCAATGGATCAAGGAATGCGCGGCGCGCGAGGGCCTTTCGACCCATTCGCCCATCGGATCCGGCGAGCGCATCCTGAGCCCTTCCGATTTTGGATTTCACAACGCGATTCGCCGTCCGGACGGGGAAATGGTCTTCTTCGATTTCGAGTTTTTCGGCTGGGACGACCCGGCAAAACTAATCGCCGATTTCCTGCTTCATCCAGGTATGACGCTGAGCGATGATCACCGGAAAATCTTCACAAAACGGCTTTGCGCCGAACTTCGGCACGGGTCTTCGGTTGCAAAGCGGCTTCCCATGGCCTATAGTCTTTTCGCGGTCAAATGGTGCGCGATTTTGCTGAACGAATTCATTCCTGAACATCTGGCGCGGCGGCGATTCGCGGGCGATTCCCGCGACGAAGAGACCCTGTTGGCCGGGCAATTGGACAAGGCCCGCAAGATGTATGCCCGGATCGCGGACACGTACAAGGATTTCCCTTACGGTGGCTGA